A genomic segment from Sparus aurata chromosome 10, fSpaAur1.1, whole genome shotgun sequence encodes:
- the LOC115590537 gene encoding protein FAM160A1-like: MMASVVVGGNRKKSLTLRGVDPETCMIVFKNHWAQVVKILEKHEPGRSSSALSFLSGHGSSASSSSGTLRLGPIPADEASAVQNYVEHMLFLLMEEEAGQGGAMGPILEFVVLEGVMERLFLWSLRRQFTEEMKLEQLRMYQMLLSQARQPLLHHKPVLRPLMMLLASCAGAGTDSGGVVEAELVLLLNQLCVALVKDPSVLELFFHTSEDQGAANFLLFSLLIPYTHRQGSVGQQARDALLLIMSLSASDPRVAKHIAESTYFCPVLATGLSGLYSSLPARLQVYSEDWHCLDQVDWQQVPALVHFLHSLDFCSAVTKVAHPSIRSQLLSYIYNGFLVPVLAPALHKLTVEEVMTTTAYLDLFLRSIPEPALLQTFLSFILLHTHDNVHILDTLVSRVNTPFQLGTVSLALFRTLIGLFCEDVMLQLVFRYLIPCSHLSRKQRCSLKQRDCYSSSAASFLLLMPSWCPGNLRNANTHSHSEHIHWPKGADLSVSDSVGYCRGSDFLIDVNYLHYLWDARQAISTSHRACRFWSAPYDGINPSPHEYRSDTPGDDAEDEEEIVQRGKSDSIGSLVVTPPPSALSPTPSSSDTVSVGTQAGRAGSALDLEWDDIFADDDLALANGGVSMEVDRSVSTPAPPPLPPRHIQEMRRTATKLVHGCYVEESEFEDDVLVYNLVAQKDTKAAILERIMAANRRARGSISNGQRAQTAVTTTNFTTMLTTTGRTVMETVNSIMSTRRRSEDGGKEERRWSEDHGKELRRRSEDCGKEMWRRKDDGEEEVRRTEGETKGRQVLINGFNLKNHVIDECGDVEEDVKTSQQNCKQNHSLSTDTLSNGHSEPATDASSPNLPGNKVTNNDDFLSRYQELMLSLGVEPDCDDITDDISTFRRRVRALRQKLEDEDDGFVFGSSWDDREEEAEEEVMEEEEEEEGEERSSSQKGSRRLGVPFTGPFISVLLSRLENLLENSIAVNLLVTGILAQLVSYPQPLLRSFLLGTDTHNQPNVRTLYQVLVSVHAQIERYVAARPDYPALITQAWRFLLAKDQDSKFRECLQSPGGDIILDPSLPNGTVKNALALPPLAVLPACPPIPPQAKSRVFAIVLFAEFLKELAAIAQEHSIAPDGSAEE, encoded by the exons ATGATGGCCTCCGTGGTTGTCGGGGGCAACCGGAAGAAGTCCCTCACGCTGAGAGGGGTGGACCCCGAGACCTGTATGATCGTGTTCAAGAACCACTGGGCTCAG GTGGTGAAGATCCTGGAGAAACACGAGCCGGGTCGCAGCTCCAGCgctctcagtttcctctccGGTCACGGCAGCAGCGCCAGCAGCAGCTCGGGAACGTTACGTCTCGGCCCGATCCCGGCTGACGAAGCCAGCGCCGTCCAGAACTACGTGGAGCACATGCTCTTCCTGCTGATGGAGGAAGAGGCGGGCCAAG GTGGAGCGATGGGTCCCATCCTGGAGTTTGTGGTGCTGGAGGGCGTGATGGAGAGGCTGTTTCTGTGGAGCCTGAGGAGACAGTTCACCGAGGAGATGAAGCTGGAGCAGCTCAGGATGTATCAGATGCTTCTGTCTCAGGCCCGGCAGCCTCTGCTGCACCACAAACCAGTTCTACGACCGCTCATGATGCTGCTGGCCTCCTGCGCCGGAGCCGGAACCG ACAGCGGCGGTGTGGTGGAGGCCGAGCTGGTCCTCCTGCTGAACCAGCTGTGTGTGGCTCTGGTCAAAGACCCGTCAGTCCTGGAGCTGTTCTTCCACACCAGCGAGGACCAGGGAGCCGCCAACTTCCTGCTCTTCTCCCTGCTCATACCGTACACACACAG acaggGTTCGGTCGGTCAGCAGGCCAGAGATGCTCTGCTGCTCATCATGTCTCTGTCGGCCTCCGATCCTCGAGTCGCCAAGCACATCGCCGAGAGCACATACTTCTGTCCt gtgCTGGCCACAGGTCTGTCTGGTCTGTACTCGTCTCTTCCTGCCAGGCTGCAGGTCTACAGTGAAGACTGGCACTGTCTGGACCAGGTGGACTGGCAGCAG GTTCCAGCTCTCGTCCACTTCCTGCACTCACTGGACTTCTGCAGTGCCGTCACCAAg GTCGCTCATCCCTCCATCCGCTCTCAGCTGCTGAGTTACATCTACAACGGCTTCCTGGTGCCGGTTCTGGCTCCTGCTCTGCACAAG ctgacGGTGGAGGAGGTGATGACCACCACGGCGTACCTGGACCTGTTCCTGCGCTCCATCCCCGAGCCGGCCCTCCTGCAGACCTTCCTGTCCTTCatcctgctgcacacacacgaCAACGTGCACATCCTGGACACCCTGGTCAGCCGGGTCAACACACCTTTCCAG cTGGGCACGGTGTCTCTGGCTCTGTTCAGGACTCTGATTGGTCTCTTCTGTGAAGACGTCATGCtgcagctggtgttcag GTATCTGATTCCCTGCAGTCACCTGAGCAGGAAGCAGCGCTGCTCCCTGAAGCAGAGGGACTGTTACTCCTCCAGCGCCGCCTCCTTCCTGCTCCTCATGCCCTCCTGGTGTCCGGGGAACCTTCGCAAcgccaacacacactcacactcggAGCACATCCACTGGCCCAAAGGAGCCG ACCTGTCGGTGTCGGACAGTGTGGGTTACTGTCGAGGTTCAGACTTCTTGATCGACGTAAACTATCTCCACTACCTCTGGGACGCCCGTCAGGCCATCTCCACTTCACACAG GGCGTGTCGGTTCTGGTCGGCTCCGTACGACGGGATCAACCCTTCGCCTCATGAGTACCGATCCGACACACCAGGCGATGACGCAGAAGACGAAGAGGAGATCGTGCAGCGAGGCAAGAGCGACTCCATCGGCTCTTTGGTtgtcactcctcctccttcagcccTCTCCCCGACGCCGTCCTCCTCAGATACTGTCTCCGTGGGAACCCAGGCAGGAAGAGCCGGCTCGGCTCTGGACCTGGAGTGGGACGACATCTTTGCAGATGACGATCTGGCTCTGGCGAACGGCGGCGTGAGCATGGAGGTCGACAGGAGCGTTTCTACACCCgcgcctcctcctctgcctcctcgaCACATCCAGGAGATGCGACGCACTGCCACCAAACTAGTGCACGGCTGCTACGTGGAGGAATCTGAGTTTGAGGACGATGTTCTGGTCTACAATCTCGTCGCTCAGAAAGACACAAAGGCGGCCATTTTGGAGCGAATCATGGCAGCGAATCGACGGGCGCGTGGAAGCATCTCAAACGGCCAGCGAGCGCAAACGGCAGTGACGACGACGAATTTCACAACGATGCTGACGACAACAGGGAGGACGGTGATGGAAACGGTGAACAGTATCATGTCGACACGGAGGAGAAGCGAGGACGGAGGGAAGGAGGAGCGACGGTGGAGCGAGGATCACGggaaggagctgaggaggaggagtgaggaCTGTGGAAAGGAGATGTGGAGGAGGAAAGACGACGGAgaagaggaggtgaggaggactgaAGGAGAAACAAAAGGCCGTCAGGTTCTCATCAACGGTTTTAACCTAAAGAATCACGTCATCGATGAATGTGGTGACGTGGAGGAAGACGTGAAGACGAGTCAGCAGAACTGCAAACAGAATCACAGTTTATCTACAGACACTTTGTCCAACGGCCATTCAGAACCTGCAACTGATGCCAGCTCTCCAAATCTGCCCGGTAACAAGGTCACTAATAACGACGACTTCCTGTCCCGATACCAAGAGCTCATGCTCTCGTTGGGGGTGGAGCCAGACTGTGATGACATCACCGATGACATCAGCACGTTCAGGAGGCGAGTCCGAGCACTGAGGCAGAAACTGGAAGACGAGGACGACGGCTTTGTGTTTGGCTCTTCATGggatgacagagaggaggaggcagaggaggaggtgatggaggaggaggaggaggaggaaggagaggagaggagcagcagtcAGAAAGGCAGCAGGAGGCTCGGAGTTCCATTCACAG GTCCGTTCATCAGCGTCCTGCTGTCGCGGCTGGAGAACCTTCTGGAGAACTCCATCGCCGTGAACCTGCTGGTGACGGGCATCCTGGCCCAGCTGGTGTCGTACCCGCAACCTCTGCTGAGGTCCTTCCTGCTCGGCACCGACACGCACAACCAGCCCAACGTCCGCACGCTGtaccag gtgtTGGTGTCGGTGCACGCTCAGATAGAGCGCTACGTGGCGGCCCGACCGGACTATCCCGCCCTGATCACTCAGGCCTGGAGGTTCCTGTTAGCTAAAGACCAAGACAGCAAGTTCAGAG AGTGCCTCCAATCTCCGGGCGGCGACATCATCCTGGACCCGTCTCTTCCTAACGGCACCGTGAAGAACGCCCTCGCTCTGCCTCCTCTCGCCGTCCTGCCGGCCTGCCCTCCCATTCCCCCACAAGCCAAGAGCCGAGTGTTCGCCATCGTCCTGTTCGCAGAGTTCCTGAAGGAGCTGGCCGCCATCGCTCAGGAGCACAGCATCGCCCCGGACGGCTCCGCGGAGGAGTAA